TGTTTTCATATCTGTAATAATACCCACTGTACGATTGTAATAATACAGTGGGGATTAGCAGTAATACCCACTGTATGACTGCCATGAGGGATACATTAGGTAATGTACATATAGTCTAACATTAGCTGGTATGTTCTTCCCTACTAGATCATAAGCACTATAAGAACAAAACACTGTGTCTACCTGTTTTACAGCCAACCTCACGTGCTGAGTAGTGTCTGGCGCCTAGTGGGCCTGGAAATGTCTGTGCTCTGCAAGAAGGCAGGAGTGAGAGCTGCCTCGCTGACGTGGTCAGGGATGGCAGGGTTAGGGGCCCCAAGCCCCAACTTCTGGGCAAAGAGCTCTTTTGAGAGATCACCATAGGGCTATTGTGaggaatagaacagagaaaatAAGGATCTAAGACTTCTAATATGGTGCCAGGCACATCCCAGCAGACCAACAAGGGTGGTGGAAAAGAtacttcttcctctctccctttccctcctttctccttaaaaatgtttaaaatttaatcttgacctgaggatatgttcttgttgatttttttttttttaagagagagaggaagggagagagaaacatcagttcaCTTCTATACGTTCCGACCAGGAGTGAACCCGCAATGCTTTGGTgcaagggctgatgctccaaccactgagcaacaccgaccAGGGAAAATCCATCACCTTTTGGGATAtgggacgatgcttcaaccaactgatccacccagccagagctcctttctccttttcaatcttccttcctccctccctccctctcttgtttttctttgtctttcctttaTTCATGGTCAGCAGCAGCTGAGCGCCCACAGTCCCAGGCTGCTTGTATGGTCTACTGAGAAAAGTGAAAAAGCCCTGGGGTGAGGAGACTGACAGGCCTGTGACCTCCTCCTGGGACCAGCAGTACCAGCTGCTGttgggaagcaggaagcacactgctgggacacaggccccacatTCTGAGTTCTGGCAGCCccgggctggccatggggagagaggggctggTTGCTAAGGCCTCAGGTGGTGTGGATCCGGAAGCAGGAAGTCTATGCTCCCAGGAGTTAAGGCTTTGAGAGCTTGGAGGCAGGTCAGGTCTTGATGTGGGGCTGCTGGGGGAAGTGGGAAGAGAAGGGGCTGGTCAGGTCAGGTTCAGGACCAAGGTAAGGGCAAGGAGAGGAGTGCAAGTGAAgttggggcaggaactggggccTAGAGGGACAGTGTGaaaggggcaggggctggacggTGGGAGGCCTGTATGTGGCCTGGCCCCAGAGGAACCCCGAGCTCTAAAGGTTTCcctctggggggttggggcaggtggCATCCAGGACCCTCTAGCTGGGATGGCCAACCTGAAGGATCTGGAGACCACAGCAAAGGAAGTGCTGGGGAGACTGAAGAGCAACCAACTGTTCGAGTCCAAGTCAGACACCGCTTACTTCATCATCTTCCTCATTGCCCTGGGTATGGTCTCTGCCTCTGGCCCATCAGCCTCTCAGGCCAGGCCCCAGGTGGAGGGCCCTGTCTGGACACCTGTCCCACCCCCAGGCACTATattgctcctgctgctgcttgtTTGCCTCAACTGctgctgcagcccctgctgctgctgctgccgctgcctccgctgctgctgcccctgctgcctccgctgctgcccctgctgcctccGCTGCTGCCCCcgctgcctctgctgctgcccctgctgcctccGCTGCTGCCCCCACCATCCCTCCAGATCCCAGACAATGAGTGCCAAGCAGGTGAGTCCCACTGGCCCTGGAAGGCCAGGAATTGCActgggatggaggagaggctgcTGGGGCTCCTCAAGATGGGGGGGTTAGCAGGGAACTGAAGCCTGAACCCCACTgggctccctctgctcctctctgaCAGGAGAACTCCATGAGACGGAGTAACTTGGCTCTGGAACCAAAATGAGGCGagacccccagcccctctgctcaCATGCCATGCTGGGCAACAGTAACAAGGCCTTGTCTGTCCAGAGCCTGAGTCTGAAGTGTGTTCCAACCTCCCACCAAGGGTGGGCAATGCAAGTACCCACTGCTCCCTCTAGGTGCCCACTTGGTCCCTCAGACTTCAGCAGCATGACTGACACCAGGAAACCTTAAGTAACTTGCTGGGGGTCATCCAGCAACTATCCATGGGAGGGGGAGCTGGGCTCAAACTCGGGGCCCAACCCCCCAGGCAGACCCCTTGTCACCATTCCACTCAGCCCCTCAGCAGCCAGAGGGCCCTCTCAAAGGAGGCATGAGTAGGCTAGGGGCTCAGTCACTGGGTGCTCCACTTGGCTCCTATAGCCAGGGACCCCCAGCTTGGTCCCtactcagacagacagacagacggataTCCAGACAGAGGGGTCCAGGCAAAGTTGGATGATCTTTATTTCTTGGAGGCCCTGGTAGGATTGCTGAGTAAACAGTCAAGGGACCGCAGCTCATGGTAGGTGGCTTCTGCctgcccttttcttttccttctctcccaaCTCACAGCTTAGGGTCACCACCCACTCCTCACCTTCCAGCGGGAGGAGTGCAGCTGCCCCTCACCTGGGGGTAGCTCAGCAGGGGGGAAggagagccctgggctgggctccacCTTGAGTCCAAAGGGCAGGGCTTGGAATGTGGGCGAACTCCTGACCCCACCTTCttgacccacccccaccccaaaacaaaaaGCAAGTCAGCTTCCCTTCATTCCAGAAGTTCCAGTGTTCAACTCCCATCTGTGCAAATGTGACGGGCAGGACAGGCAAGGAGGGCAGTAAATCGCCTGTAGTGCTTGGCTTGGGCCGCACTCCAGGGTGTGTGGTCGGGGCAGGGACACCCTGGGTAGGGGCCAGTCCTCAGGGGGACAGGCTCTTGGGTGCTCTGCTTAGAAAGGCCTGTAGCTCCAGTAGCTGGAGAACACCGAGAtctagggagggaggaaggtgggggggcATGGTGAGCGGTGGTGCTGGGGGGCCTGGCCCGTTGCACCCTGTGACTCAGGTGAGATTTCAAGGTTATCCAAGGGCAATGTGTCAGGGAGAGGGTACTGTTGCCCAGCAGCACAATGGCCCATCAGCCTGGTGTGTGCGGCGGGTACAAAAGACCTTAAGATTTGGGGGTGCTTTGGCCCTGAGACAAGAGCCCCTGGAATACCCCCAAAATGAAGGGGCTATTGCCTGGCTGGCCTCATCTGTTTGAGACTGTGGCTCAGCCCAGACCCCACCACCCCTGTGCTCCCACCTTATCCTTGAGCTGCtggcagagctgcagggagaCGGTAAAGAAGACCAGGGCATCATTTAGCCACGGGATCACCGACTCCACTTTGTGCACATGGCTCACCTCCAGACGCTGGGAGCCCCACTCACTGTGGGCAGAGGGTCGGGTCCCTGAGTCCCGCAGCCCCTGAGGTGCAGAGGGCCCTCCAGGGCACCCCTCCCAACAGTGTACTTACAACATGGCTCCAGGGCTGTGGAGCACGGAGCCTCCAGCTGGGCGGAAGTTCTAGGCAGAAGAGCATCAGACCCAGTCTCAGGCCTTTGGGGTTGCAGGGCATGGGTCAGTGGGGGCAGAGGTCGGGGGTCGGGGGTTGGTAGGGTTCTGCTTACCTTGGTGGAATTTGGCTGCAGGGTGTGCAGCTGGTACACAGTGAGACAGAGCTTGTTGAGGTTGATGTAGACGTTGACCAGCAAGtcggagggcagggcaggggtgaaCATACgctggaggatggggtgggggtggggggaaggcaggcaagtgagataacggcagggcagggagaggcccCCAAAAACCACCTGGGGGAATCTCAGCCCTCATCATATGGACTGGGGCATCTAGCCTCTTCCCAGCTGCCTTGGGTAACTTCCTGCTCTGCTGGTTTGGGAACCCCTGATTTGACAGGGTGATGTATCTGGGGGACACAGGAGGGAAGCTGAGGACCCTGTCTCAGAAAACTGCAGAGACATAGACATAGAACTCCTGCTGATGACAGTTTGGAGCTTCTGACCCCTTGGCACTCCTGTGTCCCTTTCCAGGAACCCGCTGTCCTGGCCCGAGGCACTGACCGTGAGACCACTGGCGGCAATCTCAGGCAGAGTGAGGGTGGCCGGGGTGGTCAGCCGGTTGCGAGCTCTGGTCAGTTGCAGCATCACGGCATCCATCAGCTGGAGGGAAGGGGTTAGTCACAGCTGCTCCAAGGGCTaatcccatcccccccaccccagcatcaGGGAACGACAAAGTTACGGTGGCTCCAGCTCCTGCCCTGGTGGTCCTGGTCTCACGGCCCGAACCCCACTAAAGTGGgggcttgttaaaaatgcaggtAATTGGGGCCTGGGGGACGTAGGGGGAGGAGGGTAGGATGTCCGTACTATATACCACCCACCCAGGAGGTTCTACTGAATGGGATCCTGTGGACTGGTCCAATGGGGAATGGGATGCCAGGAGTTAGTCTCGGGGGCATGAGGGCTTGGTGGATGGGGGTACAGGCAATGAAGGAGCTTACAGGGGCCCAAATCTGGCCAGGGTGCAAGGGGcaagggagggcttcctggaagaaacAATGGGGCAGTTGAGTTGATGCCTTAAGTCAGACATcaaccccatttcacaggtgaagaaacagaggctctgAAGAGATAGAGTCACATAGCTTGTGAACTGTGGAACCATCTAGAACTAATTCCTTTCCTTTACTACAGAGCAGTGCCCTTACTTGGACTCCTCAGAGCCCCAGCTTCCAGCTGTTGCTGTAGATGCTAGGCTGACCTGGCTCCCAGGGAAGGCAAAACTACTGGGAGGAGGCATGGGGCTGCAGCTTATATCCCCCCCTCCCCGGGGCAGTCACAGTTCTGGGAGGGACCTTAGTCCATCTATTTCCAAGTTTCATCTGAAGAATCAGAGGTCCAGAGAGGGTAGGTGAACCACCTGGGGACTGGTCCAGGGCATCCAGACTGAGTTCTCCCCTCCATGCTTTGTGAATTGACTTTGTTCATTGCCAGGTTTTTTTTCCTATTGCTGGTACTACTACTAGCAGCtactatttactgagcacttactagggGCCACTTTACCTGCATTATAACAATTGGTAGTCACTATATCTTATCCCCCTTTTGCAGGGGAGGATATGGAGGCACAGAGTGGCTAATTAAGTGACTTGAAGTTGTACAGCTAATAGTGGAGGCCCTAGGAGCAGAACCCAGGTCTGATTCTGAAGCTTGGGCTAAGAGCTATTTGACTATGACTGGATGGACATGTGTACACGGAGAGGTGAAGGGTTAGCTGTCAGCTATACTTGAGGACATGGGGGCAGAGTTCTCTAGGAACCTGGTCAGGGgtcagggtgggtgtgggaaACCTGgctcccctgtccctgcaggcAACTCACCTTAAGGACCTCTGCTCCTGTCCTGAACTGGTAGCTCTCATCCCGGTTGTTGAGGAGGTAAATGGCTTGGCTCACGTGGTTCCTGGCATCCTGGATCTGAAAACAGTGCCCACGGAGTGGTTAGTGGGCTGGCCCCAGCCAATGAGCCCCCACTCCGAGGGGCTGTCATCcttggaggggtgggtgggtgctgCTTGCCTGACTCCTCCCCCACAGCTGTTggcttcctgccctggctgggtgcatGCACATGGCACAGACTGAGGCAGGCTTGGTCCCTGGCCTCATGTAGCTCACTTTCTAAAGGAGGACAGATGGTAACCGAGTAAAGGCACAAGACGCAAACTGCGTGACTCACACTAGGAAATAAACAGGGTGCTGGAGGGAGTTAGGGGACCTCTTTAGATGGGGATCtgaggaggcccagggaggtgatTCTTGAGCTGACACGCATCACTCTTGTGATGAGAAAAGCTTGTGGAGAGACTCCAGGTAGAGGGACAAGCAAGAGCAAAGGCCCAAAGATGGAGACTGCTGGTGGCCAGTTGTGTGGGGGAGCAGAAGTTGAGGCCCAGTCACATAGGAGTGGAAAGGGAACATGGACGTTGTCCATGGAGCTATGGAgcaaccaaagaatatatatgcatagttCATGAaaacagacaataatgtggtgaagctctaagggagggagggggggacaTTCATaatagaggaaaaaaagaaaaaagagagcccGACTcaggtggctcaatggttgagcttctacctatgaaccaggaggtcacggttcgatttctggttggggcacaagccggggttgtgggcttgatccccagtagggggcgtgcaggaggcagcctatcagtgattctctctcatcattgatgtttctatctctctccccatctctcttcctctcggaaatcaatacaaaattttttaaaaaagaagagagccATGGGAATCCCCTGGAAACTTTGGGCAGGGAATGACTTGTTCAAGGGGGAGCCCTGTGGctctggctgaggcctggggaCATACGGACAGGTTCTCCACCTCCCACAAGGCTAGGTTCTGGAgcccaggctcctcccaccccagcttcCCTGCTAGGAAACACCCTATGAGGCTTGCTGTGGCAGAAAATCCCCAGTGTCCTGTCCCTGGAGGCCTTAGCAGCACTGTGCaggcctgcccctgcctgtccGGTGGCCTGAGCCCTGGCTGAGGAAAGGCCCGGTTACCTGCTGCAGCTTCCACTGCTTGTCCTCCCGGAAGGCAAAGTGCAGCAGCTGGCTGTTCCGGGGCATCTTCAGGTTCACGTcctggtgggtgagggtggggtaaGCTGGGCAGAGGGATGCCCTTCTGCTTTTGGCCATTCTGAGCCTTTGAGCCAAGGGTGGAAACAGTGGTGGTTCAGGCCTCAGCCTCTCCTAGGCAGGGGAGCGGGAAGGACTCCCAATACCATGGCCATGTGGGGGGGGGTGAACATGCGGTCAGGAAACAGGAACTCAGGCCCAAGAGGAACCACAAAGATATGAAAGGGAAAAGAAGCCAAGAAAGGGGAAGGTGGCCTCAGCTGGGAGGAGGCCTGTGATGGAGGGCAGACGGGGAACATCTGCACAGGCTCATGGACTGAATACCCACTCATGAAGGACGAGGACCTTCTCCCATACCTTGGCACCTGGCACAGGGCCGGGTGCAGATGGAGCTCAGATGCTGGTGATTCCACTTTGATCTGGGGCCAGCCTAATCCTGCCAATGCCCACGTTTCACCAGGCCCAGACTCTGGGCTGGGCCATGTGCAGAGCATCCCTCTCCTGTGCTCAATGAAACCTCTCACTAAGCTCTTGAGGACGCTGGGGGTTGTTgtcatttacagatgaagaaacaggcccAGGATGGTCGAGGATTCTGCCTTGCGTCACACAGCCAGCCAGTGGCAGAGCTGCGATGAGCAGGAGGCCCCCATGCTCTTCCCCACTGGCTTCtccacaga
This is a stretch of genomic DNA from Myotis daubentonii chromosome 4, mMyoDau2.1, whole genome shotgun sequence. It encodes these proteins:
- the ROGDI gene encoding protein rogdi homolog isoform X3, translated to MEGPAKQENFILGSSGTDQVKGVLTLQGDALSQADVNLKMPRNSQLLHFAFREDKQWKLQQIQDARNHVSQAIYLLNNRDESYQFRTGAEVLKLMDAVMLQLTRARNRLTTPATLTLPEIAASGLTRMFTPALPSDLLVNVYINLNKLCLTVYQLHTLQPNSTKNFRPAGGSVLHSPGAMLSRCSPATGATGLSKQSTQEPVPLRTGPYPGCPCPDHTPWSAAQAKHYRRFTALLACPARHICTDGS
- the ROGDI gene encoding protein rogdi homolog isoform X2, which translates into the protein MATAMAPTAVERAVLEEEFRWLLHDEVHAVLRQLQDILKEASLRFTLPGSGMEGPAKQENFILGSSGTDQVKGVLTLQGDALSQADVNLKMPRNSQLLHFAFREDKQWKLQQIQDARNHVSQAIYLLNNRDESYQFRTGAEVLKLMDAVMLQLTRARNRLTTPATLTLPEIAASGLTRMFTPALPSDLLVNVYINLNKLCLTVYQLHTLQPNSTKNFRPAGGSVLHSPGAMFEWGSQRLEVSHVHKVESVIPWLNDALVFFTVSLQLCQQLKDKISVFSSYWSYRPF
- the ROGDI gene encoding protein rogdi homolog isoform X1 encodes the protein MATAMAPTAVERAVLEEEFRWLLHDEVHAVLRQLQDILKEASLRFTLPGSGMEGPAKQENFILGSSGTDQVKGVLTLQGDALSQADVNLKMPRNSQLLHFAFREDKQWKLQQIQDARNHVSQAIYLLNNRDESYQFRTGAEVLKLMDAVMLQLTRARNRLTTPATLTLPEIAASGLTRMFTPALPSDLLVNVYINLNKLCLTVYQLHTLQPNSTKNFRPAGGSVLHSPGAMLSRCSPATGATGLSKQSTQEPVPLRTGPYPGCPCPDHTPWSAAQAKHYRRFTALLACPARHICTDGS
- the SMIM22 gene encoding small integral membrane protein 22 → MANLKDLETTAKEVLGRLKSNQLFESKSDTAYFIIFLIALGTILLLLLLVCLNCCCSPCCCYFSSMTDTRKP